A stretch of DNA from Pseudodesulfovibrio sp. JC047:
CCCACCACGGGAGCGTGGATTGAAACTTGATACTAACGTGACCCTTCAATGCTCCTTCGAAGGTCGCTCCCACCACGGGAGCGTGGATTGAAACAAGCCCTCCCTTGTCAGGGTCATAACCGTTGCCTGTCGCTCCCACCACGGGAGCGTGGATTGAAACAACCCCAAGGTCATCGCCAAGCTGGGCAAGCTCGGGTCGCTCCCACCACGGGAGCGTGGATTGAAACTCGATCGTCGGACGGCAGGGAAGCCATGATATCAGTCGCTCCCACCACGGGAGCGACTGGGTGAATGCGTTCTCTGTGTTCAGCGAACGGAAGAAATAGGCATTTTTGTGAGAGAGAAGAGAGAGATGGCTTTCGGTGTCTATTCGTTGGACTGTCTCTTTTCAAGAAGTTTGATGAGTTCATAGGTGTCTGAAACATCTAACTTCCTGAAAATATTTGTTTTATGCTTTTGAATGGTCTTGGTCGATACGAATAAACTGTTGGCCAAAGCCAGATTCTTTGTTGTTCCTTCCAATATGAGGTCAACGAGTTCACACTCTCTGGGAGTGAGAGCGGCGAGTTCTTCTTCGCGGTCATACTGTCGTCCACCATATAAATAACCACGAATAACTTCACTCGTGACCTCGGGGCTGAGGTAGCTTTGGCCATCAAGAATACAGTTGATTGCCCGCAGTATCTCACTTCCTTCCTCTGATTTGAGCAGATAGCCGTGACCGCCGGCCTTTAATGCGGAATATACGAAAGAACTGGAACCATGCGCTGTGACGATCAGAATACGAAGATGTGGACGAAGCGTCAGTGCCGCTTCTATGATTTGAATTCCACCGGAATTCGGCATTGAAAGATCGAGCAGAAGTAAGTCCGGTTGTTTTATTGCTATAAGATTAAGGGCTTCTTCG
This window harbors:
- a CDS encoding response regulator transcription factor — encoded protein: MQTPKRILIADDHSLVREGLRQLIESQDGLHVVGEATNGEEALNLIAIKQPDLLLLDLSMPNSGGIQIIEAALTLRPHLRILIVTAHGSSSFVYSALKAGGHGYLLKSEEGSEILRAINCILDGQSYLSPEVTSEVIRGYLYGGRQYDREEELAALTPRECELVDLILEGTTKNLALANSLFVSTKTIQKHKTNIFRKLDVSDTYELIKLLEKRQSNE